The following are encoded together in the Lathyrus oleraceus cultivar Zhongwan6 chromosome 3, CAAS_Psat_ZW6_1.0, whole genome shotgun sequence genome:
- the LOC127131658 gene encoding uncharacterized protein LOC127131658, with amino-acid sequence MSVVKRHLLKNGVFPGCDNFCVACTVTTNGCVMLRETVQKMMNEGSLRFEKVALEDEDISTITIYFDPVHLSVPADATPITITVPGPIPYEGDGVVPWDYGGDVYCNGEKKEDQAAVDTTISKVDNAGLSGFTRNGRLFAPNTLRGGDVEKEQRDKAKALTRAKGKQVVNEDTPRAAQAPVEPKIEFDAEAEEFLRITKKSKYKLVDHLQQTPSKISILSLLLSSEGHRDALLKILKKAYVPHEITVNQLDTVVSSVNASHGLGLTDLDLTVDGRNHNKALHILMECKGVVLSHVLVDTGSSLNVFPKKALAKLDCEGLILRPTDLVVRAFDGSKRDVFGEVELPVKIGPEVFKSVFYVMDIQPTYSCLLGRPWIHVAGAVTSTLHQKLKYILDGKVVTICREEDIFVSQLSSFKYVEMDGEIFETPSQAFETVKVENAIFAEREKKSSIASYKQVVEVVKSGEARGWGRVLDVAVKEDKFGIGYQSGRGSSRQDKSRRQPFTFTSAGMLDPGRICAVLYDPPSAGYWRDAQSSSS; translated from the coding sequence atgtctgtggtcaagagacattTGCTAAAGAATGGAGTTTTTCCTGGTTGTGATAATTTTTGTGTTGCTTGTACTGTAACTACGAATGGGTGTGTAATGTTGAGGGAGACGGTTCAGAAAATGATGAATGAGGGAAGTCTCCGATTCGAGAAAGTTGCTTTGGAGGATGAGGATATTTCCACGATAACCATTTATTTTGATCCTGTCCACTTGTCAGTACCGGCAGATGCAACTCCAattaccatcacggtacctggacctATTCCGTATGAAGGTGATGGTGTTGTGCCATGGGACTATGGTGGTGATGTGTATTGCAATGGGGAAAAGAAGGAAGATCAGGCTGCAGTTGATAccaccatttcaaaggtggaCAATGCCGGActtagtggtttcactcgcaaTGGGAGGTTGTTTGCACCTAACACGTTGAGAGGTGGTGATGTAGAAAAAGAACAGAGAGATAAGGCCAAGGCTTTAACCAGGGCAAAAGGAAAGCAGGTGGTGAATGAGGATACTCCTAGAGCGGCACAGGCGCCTGTTGAGCCGAAAATTGAGTTTGACGCTGAAGCCGAGGAGTTTTTGAGAATTACTAAGAAGTCTAAGTACAAGCTtgttgatcatttgcagcagactccgtccaaaatttcgATCTTATCTCTGTTGTTAAGTTCAGAAGGTCATAGAGATGCTTTGTTGAAGATCTTGAAAAAGGCCTACGTCCCGCACGAGATTACAGTCAATCAACTAGACACAGTGGTATCGAGTgttaatgccagccatgggttgggtcTCACTGATCTCGATCTTACTGTGGACGGGCGCAATCACAATAAGGCACTACACATTTTGATGGAGTGTAAAGGAGTTGTGCTttcgcatgttttggttgatacaggctcgtcactcaatgtgtttCCTAAGAAGGCCTTGGCTAAATTGGACTGCGAGGGATTGATTTTGAGGCCTACTGATCTGGTGGTTAGAGCGTTTGATGGCTCTAAAAGGGATGTGTTCGGGGAAGTTGAGCTCCCCGTAAAGATTGGTCCTGAGGTGTTCAAATCTGTGTTttatgtcatggacattcagccgaCGTACAGCTGTTTGTTGGGTCGTCCATGGATACATGTCGCTGGGGCAGTAACATCGACTCTACATcagaagttaaagtatatctTGGACGGAAAAGTCGTGACAATTTGTAGAGAGGAGGATATTTTTGTCAGCCAATTGTCATCATTTAagtatgtggaaatggacggtgaaatattcgAAACACCAAGCcaggcgtttgaaaccgtcaaggtggagaatgccattttcGCTGAAAGAGAGAAGAAGTCGTCCATTGCTTCTTATAAACAGGTTGTGGAGGTGGTGAAAAGTGGAGAAGCCCGAGGTTGGGGAAGAGTGTTAGATGTTGCGGTGAAGGAGGATaagtttgggattggttatcagtCAGGCCGAGGCTCGTCTAGACAGGATAAAAGTCGTCGCCAAccgttcacattcaccagtgctggaatgctagatccaggCCGTATCTGTGCT